Sequence from the Pseudomonadota bacterium genome:
ATACCAACCAATACAACCTATGCCTTTATCAGTATGCTGAAGAAACTCATGAATGAAGAAAAACCGGACACCCTGATCGTAGTCTTTGATTCAAAGGCACCATCTTTCCGTGAAGAAATCTCAAAGGCATATAAAGCGCAAAGACCTCCCATGCCGGACAACCTTTCAGTCCAAATTCCCTATGTAAAGATGGTTATGGAGGCAATGGGCATACCGATACTGGAACAAGCAGGGTTTGAGGCCGACGACATCATCGGTACCATAGTAGAAAAGTTCAGAGAAGAAAATGTGCAAATGTATATTGTTACAGGCGATAAAGACATGATGCAGCTCGTATCAAACAGGGTTTTTATCCGTGATACAATGAAAAACCTGTTAATAGGCGAGCAGGAAGTAATGGAAAAATTTGGTGTTAAGCCCTCCCTTATGACAGACTATCTGGCATTATGCGGGGATACCTCGGACAATATACCGGGCGTGCCAGGTGTTGGCGAAAAAACTGCGAAAGAACTCATAGACAGCATCGGGTCAATAGAAGAAATTTATGAGCGCCTCGAAGAAGTGAAAAAGATATCAGTAAAGGAAAAGCTTGTTGCAGGCAAAGACCTGGCCTTTATGAGCAAGGAACTTGCAACAATCAGGATAGATGTGCCTATCGGCAAGGAAGTCGAACATCTTGTTCAGAAAGAAGAAGACTCGAATGCCTTAAGGAGAATTTACCGGGAGCTTGAATTTACTTTACTTTATAAGGAGATTGGGGCAGAGAACACAAAGAAAAAGGCATCGCAGGAAATAGAACTTTCCTCCTTAAATAGGAAAAATGTGGCAATCGTTACAAATTTTCAGGGTAAAAGCCCTAATGATATACATTTGGACGGGTTTGCCGCATTTGACAATGAAGGCGTTTACTTCTCCAGGAATGAGGATGAACTGATTGACATCATGGGCAGTGCGGAAGAGGTCGTAATCCACAATATAAAACCGGTTTTACTCTTCTTATTAAATAAAGCTGACGCATTAAATCCTTTTGCATTTCATCCTTTGCCTCTCTTCTCTCACCTATTTTTCGACACTATGCTCGCATCATATCTGCTCAATCCCTTGAGAAAAGATTATGGAATCGGCGCTATTATAGAGGAGCATATTGATGCAGATATATCTTCCGCCGATGTAAAGCATGTCCTGATAGAAACTGTTCAATATCTATTTGAACTGAAAGACATACTGACTGAGAAAATGGAAAAATTGGAGCTGACAAACCTTTTTCATACAGTAGAAATACCACTTGTAGAAGTCCTTGCCTGTATGGAAAACACCGGCGTAAAAATCGATCGGAAGATACTTAACGAGCTTTCAAGGGATTTTGACAAAAGACTTACCGGCATCATGAAGGAAATTTACAGCCTTTCAGGGGAACCCTTCAATATTAATTCTCCGCAGCAGCTTTCCCGCATCCTTTTTGAAAAATTACATCTCACGCCAGGCAAAAAAACAAAGACAGGTTATTCAACAGACATAGAGGTTCTTGAGAAACTCTCTTTGGTTCACCCGCTGCCAAAGGAGATTCTCGAATACAGGACTCTTACCAAACTGAAAAACACCTATATCGATGTCCTGCCTACCCTTATAAACCCTCGTACAGGCAGGATACATGCTTCTTTTAACCAGATGGTCGTTGCTACGGGGAGATTAAGCAGCAGTGATCCGAATCTCCAGAACATCCCTATACGTGGTGAAGAAGGAAGGAGAATACGTGAGGCCTTTGTAACGGAAGAAGGTTTTTTACTCCTTTCTTCGGATTATTCGCAGATAGAACTCCGGGTTCTTGCCCATATTTCGAAAGATGAGCTTCTTACAGATGCCTTTTTAAAGGATGAAGATATCCATACAAATGTGGCACGGGAGGTCTTTGGGGTACAGGCAGGCGATGTTACGCAGGAGATGAGAAGAGTTGCGAAGGTGATAAACTTCGGCATAATCTACGGCATGAGCGGCTACGGACTTTCGAAAGAACTCGGTGTTTCGCAAAGAGATGCCCAGAATTATATAGATGAGTACTTTATAAAATATAAAGGCGTAAAAGCCTATATTGAGTCAGTACTGGAAGAAACTCGCATCAGGGGTTTTGTAAGGACGCTCTTTGGAAGGGTCCGTTACATACCGGAGATCAATAATCGTGATGCAGCAGTACGGCAGCTCGGCGAAAGAACTGCCATGAATACGCCTATCCAGGGTACGGCAGCAGATATCATCAAAATGGCGATGGTGAGTATTCACAGAAGGATCAGGGAAAACAGGCTTGCCTCAAGACTCATTATGCAGATTCACGATGAGCTTGTCTTTGAAGTGAAGCAGGATGAGTTTGTTGATATGGAGAGGATTGTAAGGCATGAAATGGAGCATGTGATCAACCTTGCTGTACCTCTGAAGGTATCTCTTGGCAAGGGCAGGAATTGGACGGAAGCCCACGATTAGCTTTATGCTAATATTCCTGATCCAAAATATTTTGTGAAAAACTCAGGAAACTCCGAAGACCTTATTAGCTTGACATTTCCCTGTATCTAAAATAATCTTTTCCCATGAAAACGCTTTCAATCGGTATGTTTGATTCGGGCATAGGGGGGCTTACTGTACTAAAGGAGGTAAAGGAGCTGCTGCCCTCAGAACACATCCTGTACCTTGGCGACTCGGCAAGGCTTCCTTACGGCAATAAATCTCCGCAAACCATCACAAAGTATGCCCTTGAAAGTGCAATATTTTTACTCACAAAAGGGATAAAAGTCCTTGTGATTGCCTGCAACACGTCCTCTGCCCTGGCGCTGGACATTCTCAAAAGAAAGTTGCCTATCCCTGTTCTGGGTGTTATTTCCCCGGCAGCGGCAGAAGCGGTGCGTTGCACAAAAACAAAAAAGGTAGGCATTATTGGTACAAAAGCCACAATAAACAGCATGGCCTATGAAAAGGCTATAAAGAAGATCGATCCCGAGATAGAGGTGCTGGCAAAATCATGTCCTCTTTTTGTTCCAATTGTTGAAGAAGGGCTTGAAAATGATGGTGTTGCCTTCCTTATGGCAGAGAAGTATCTGGAAAATTTTCAGCATTCAGGGGTTGACGTGCTGGTCATGGGTTGCACACACTACCCTATCTTGGAGCATGTTATTAAAAAAGTTATGGGTAAGGACGTAAATATTATAAATACCGGATGTGAAACCGCCAAAGAAGTGATGCATACCCTTGAAACAAACAATATTGTCAATGACACAGGGAAAGGGGGATGTGATTATTTTGTAACTGACTCCCCTGATACGTTTAAGGAAATAGGCGGCCGCTTTCTCGGAGAAAAAATATCACATATAAAATATCTCAAAAGCCTCGATTATAATGATTTTTTGCTTTCTTCATGATTGTTCATGTTGCGTTATCTATACCAATAGCTAAAACATTTTCATATTCGGTGCCGGAAAAGTGGGAGTCCTTTATAAAACCATTTTCAAGGGTTGCCGTCCCCTTTCACAACAGGACATTAACAGGTTTTATTGTCGATATTGAAGAAAAAGATGATGCAGGCCTGAAAGCCATCAGTGACATAATAGACATATTCCCCTTAATTGACGACAAGATTATCCGTTTGTGTGAATGGGCTTCCCGTTATTATGTAACGCCTATCGGTATGGTGCTTAAATTTGTCCTCCCGCAAACGCTTAAGATTGAAAACTACATTTCCATCAGGAGTCTGGAGTCGTGCACATCAGCATTAGAGGGAGTTCCCTTGAAAAAAGCGTATAAAAATCCTGGAAAAGATGCAATTATTCAGTCTTTTCAAAACGGTTTAATAGAATTCCGGGATAGTTTTACCGGTAAAATCTTTGCCCCATCCCGGAAGACATACGGGGGAGATGGAGCTTTCGAAAAAAAGTTATATATTGGGGATATAGAAAGCCGCATTGCATATTATATGAAATGTATATCCGAATATATAAGTGAAGGGAAAAACGTTCTTATGCTGCTTCCTGATTACAATTCGGCAGGAGTGTTTTATCACAAGGCTTTTATTGAGAAGTTTAAAAATAATGTAATCTGGTATGGGTCGGCTATTAAAACCAAAACAAGGATGGATGCGTACTTTAAAGCGAGAAACGAAAAGGGTTTTTTGATCCTCGGCAACAAGAGCTGCATATTTTTGCCGATACTGAACCTTTCCCTTATCATTGTTGAGAGACAAGAGGAAGATGAATACAGAAATGAAGAAGGATTTAATTTTAATGCGAACATGTTAGCCTTGAGATTGGCTGAATCAGAGCATATCCCCATTGTTTTCGGAAGTGCTTCACCATCTATGGAAATGTTTAAATATGGAGAAGAAGGGAGATTCACTGTTATTGGAAAAGAGCAGCAGATAGACAGGAAGTACTCGGTAGTTTTGATGGATAAAAGCCTTGCCGCACAAGCTGATTTGCCGGATAAACTCGTGGCTGTTATAAAAGGAGCGGTGCAACAGAATGAAAACATTGCTGTATTTACACCGAGAAGAGGCTACATATCTCACATCCAGTGCCTCGAATGCAAAAGGACATTTTTATGCCCTTTTTGCGAAGGGTTATTGGGCCTAAATAAACAAGATAGTGTGCTTGTCTGCGGCAACTGCAACAAAAGCTTTACGTATGAAGATAAGTGTGTTTATTGCGGCAGCAATCTTATCCGCCCCTACAATATTGGTACGGAATATATTGAGGAAAAGCTTAAGACACTTTTTCAGGACTCTCATATTGTAAACATCACTGCGGAAACTATTAAAAAATTTAGAAAAACAATGTCCGACATTTCGGATAGCCGCAGATTAATTCTTGTAGGAACCCAGTCTCTATCCAAGATATACGGTATGCATACAAATAAACTGATTTTTGTCGGATGGGAAGAGCTGGTCAGGATGGCCGGATACAGGTCAGAGGAGAAGATGTTCCAGATTTTTATGAACTTATTGGACATATTGAAGCCTGAAGAGATTTACTTTTTCATGGACAAAAAGCTTGCTGTTAATCCTGCACGTTTTTTTGGTTTGGAAAAATTCTATACTGAAGAATTGAAGAAAAGAAAAGCTGCTGAATTTCCGCCCTATGTGAGATTTTTTTTGATAGATGTTGAGAAAAAAGAGGAAAAAACAGGCTTGAGAATACTTGATAAGATAAACAATATCCTTGAACAGGAAGGGTTAATCGAACACGTAACAGGTCCTATGAAAGAAAAGAGGAAAGGTTTTTACAAATGGAAGTTGATCCTGAAAGGTGATGAAATGCTCTTGCAGAAAGCCCTTTTATCCATCTATGGTTTGCCCGGTGTGCATATTGAAGCAGACCCGATGAATATTTAGAAGACATAGGACAGATAAGACTTATAGGCCATATATTTCTATTTTCAAATCGAAGATGTAATGACTTACCCTACAGCATCGTGTGGGGCAATCAAGGCGGCAAGCTGGTACCCGAACGAAGCCAACGAAGTTATATGATTGAAGGCGAATTGGTATAAGACATAAAAAAAGAGGGTGGATAACTCCACCCTCTTTTTATTATCATGTTTTATTGTTACTTTGCTGGTGCCGGTGCCTTCTCAGGTGCCGGAGCTTCTTTCTTCTCTTCTTTCTTCTCTGCTTTCTTTTTTGCTTTCTTTACTTTAGCAGGTTTCTTTGCCTCTGCTGCTTTCTCAGGAGCTGCTGCTTTCTCAGGTGCTACTGCTGCTGCCTTCTCAGGTGCAGGAGCTGCTGCCTTCTCTGCTGCAAAACCCATTGACACGAATGCAACGCTGATTACCAATGCGAGAACTAACATTAATGCTTTCTTCATAATATTTTCACCTCCTTTTTATTTTTTAACTTCATGTTCTATAGTGTTGCATATGCTGTGCCATAGAACAAAGACATTGAAAAAACAGGATATTTTAAATATCGGCTAATAAAAGGAGGCTCATATTTTCGTGGTTTCACGAAATATCATATTACTTGTTCGTGATATCAAGAATGTCACCCTTTTCTTTCAATTTTTTCACCTTGAACCACAATTTATCATATGGCATATTGAGAAGCTTTGCTGCCAGCGAAATTTTTCCGTCCGCTTTGAAAAATGCTTTTTTTATAAATTCTTTTTCTATTTCTTCGAAGTTTACACCTTCATCCGGAATATTTATATGTTTTGCAAGGTCTTTCCCGTTTTCATTTTTAACCTCTTCGGGCATATACTCTATGCCAATAATTTCTTCTTCGCACATGATATAAGCCCGTTCAACAACGGATTGAAGTTGTCTTACATTACCGGGCCAGGCATATTTCATAAGAAGGTCTAACGCCTCATTTGCAATAACCTTTTTCTTTCCATGTGCTTCATATAATTGCTTTAAAAAATGTTCAACAAGAAGCGGGATATCCGTTACTCTTTCCCTGAGCGGAGGAATAGAAAAGGCAATCACATTTAGCCTGTAATACAAATCTTCACGAAATCTCCCTTTTGAAATTTCTTCTTCGAGTTTCTTGTTTGTTGCTGCGACTATTCTTACGTCAAGCTTTATGTTTTCTTTCCCGCCGATTCTACGTATTTCCCTTTCCTGGATTGCCCTCAATAATTTTGCCTGGGTGCTTAAGGTAAGGTCACCAATTTCATCAAGGAAAAGGCTACTCCCGTTTGCCTGCTCAAATAGGCCAATACGACGTGCTAGAGCACCGGTAAAGGCGCCTTTCTCATAGCCGAAGAGCTCGCTTTCAAGCAAAGTTTCAGGTATGGCAGCGCAGTTTATCGCAAAAAAAGGTTTATTTTTTCTTGGGCTGTTATAATGAATACTTTTCGCAAAAAGCTCCTTTCCTGTCCCGCTTTCCCCGTATATCAAAACAGTAGAATTTGTAGGGGCAACCTTTCGCACTATCTTAAAAAGCTCTCCCATCCTGCCGTGAATGCCGACGATATTGTCCAGGGTGAATCTGTCAACGAGCTGATCCTTCAGCATAATATTGTCTTTCATGAGCCTTGACTGATTCATTGCATTGTTTATCACGAGAAGTAGTTGATCTTTTTCAAAGGGTTTTTCAAGATAGTAAAAAGCGCCGAGCTTTGTCGCTTCAATTGCAGATGGTATGGAACCATAAGCAGTGATAACGATGACATGACATATTTTGTTAAATGTTTTCACTTCTTTAATCACTTCTGTGCCGTCTATATCGGGAAGTCTCAAATCGGTCAGTACTATATCGAAAGAGCTGTTTTTTAAAAGTTCAATTGCTTTTTTCCCACAATCTGCGTCTTCAACATAGAAACCTTCCTTCATAAGGATAGTTTTTATGATATCCCGTTGGTTATTGTCATCTTCGATTACAAAAATACTGCCTTTATCATACTTCATAAACAGGTATCCTGATTTTCATTTTCGTTCCTTTGCCTATTTCGCTTTCTATAGATACGATCCCTTCGTGTTCTTCGATAAATCTCCTTGTAACGGCAAGTCCCAGACCGATACCGAGTTTCTTTGTGGAATAATAAGCCTCGAAGATTTTTTCAATGTCTTCAGAATCTATGCCTTTTCCATTGTCTGTTACGCTGATAAAATAGAAGGTATCTTCCTTGCCGAATTCTACAACAACAGCTCCTTTATCCTCAATGGCCTGAACAGCGTTCAGCAACAGGTTTATAATGCAGAGCCTCATATATTCCCTGTCGCAATACATGGGTTGTCCATCGCCCTCAGGTACAACATTTATATCAATACCGTTTCTGATCTTGTCTTTCAAAATGTGGAGCGCTTCATTGATGAGTGTTTTTGGCAATATCCATTCCTTGTTCAATGTTATTGGTTTTCCAAGAAAAAGAAAGTTATGGATGAGACCGTTAACCCTGTATATCTCATTTGTTACATTATCCAGGAGCTTTACGAGGTCTTCCTTGCCCTGAATATTTTCCTCCTCGATCCTCTCTTTAATATGTCCCACCGATAATGACATAAAATTTAAGGGATTTCTGATTTCATGAGCTATTCCTGATGAAAGTTGACCTATCATGGACAGTTGTTCTGTCTTTTTCAGTTTTTCTTCCAGCTCCTTCCTTTCCCCCAACTTATCAACCATATCATTAAAACTTTTTACAAGTACCCCGATTTCATCTTTACGGTTCATGTCCTGTATATTTACCAATTCTCCTTCTGCTATCCGTTTGCTTGCCTCGGCAATCCTTTTTATCGGTTCGGTATATTTTTCTGCGATAAGGAGGCTGAAGATAATGCCGATACCGAAAGCAAAGATCATGCTCAGGACCCTTGTAAGATGGTTTTTTCGCTGGAGGAGCCTGTAATCATCCAGTACCATGTTAATGTGTATATACCCTATGTTTTGTCCTTTTATGGATACGGGCATAATTACATTATAAAGCCGCTGGGTGTCTTTTTTACTATCCTCACCAAGCCGGGCGGTAATCATCAGATTCTTTTTTTTGACTGTCTTTTTTTCACTCAGTTTTTCCTTGGTGCCAATCTTTTTTGGATCGGAGCTGGCAATTACCTCGGAATTATCACTTAAAATAGATATTTCTTTGATCCCCTTTTTGTTTAACATGTCAACATAGCTTTTTAGCCTTTCTGTGCTGCTGCCTTTATATGTCAGCTCTTCCACACTTATCTGAATAGCCTTTGTAATGTCGTCGATGTTTTCAGTTACTTTATCTAAAAGCATTTCCTCTGTTCTTGAATATATAATTGTTAGAGAGCTTATTGAAACGGCAAGTAAAAAAAAGAGTATCAAAAGAAGCTGTGTTTTTAGAGAAAGATTACGAAAAATATTCTTTATTGAGGTATAAAACGTTTTTATGAACATCTCATTCTCACGGAATCAGACTGATGGAGCTGTTTATCCTTTTTATTATAGTTTCTTTCGGAATCAAATGAAATATCTCTCCCAGCGGAGGCCCACTTTTTCTGCCCGTAAAGATTATCCTCAGTGCCATAAACATATCTCTTTTTTTAATGTTTGTTGTGTCTTGAAGTTCGTGTATTAATCTTTCAAAGGTAATACTTCTATCACTTTTAAATACTGCATCTATCGCTTCTATAATTGCATGAATATCTTTTTGTGCTTTCAAATAGGCAATGCCTTCCTCGTCAATATCAGATCCGTCAAAAATGTTTAGCAAATCTTTAATTTCATTTAATGTTCTTGCATTTTCTCTTAAAAGCAGTACTTTTTCCTTTAAAT
This genomic interval carries:
- the polA gene encoding DNA polymerase I, which gives rise to MTEESELITQQQETGITRRIFLVDGHSYLYRAFHATPYMSNSKGIPTNTTYAFISMLKKLMNEEKPDTLIVVFDSKAPSFREEISKAYKAQRPPMPDNLSVQIPYVKMVMEAMGIPILEQAGFEADDIIGTIVEKFREENVQMYIVTGDKDMMQLVSNRVFIRDTMKNLLIGEQEVMEKFGVKPSLMTDYLALCGDTSDNIPGVPGVGEKTAKELIDSIGSIEEIYERLEEVKKISVKEKLVAGKDLAFMSKELATIRIDVPIGKEVEHLVQKEEDSNALRRIYRELEFTLLYKEIGAENTKKKASQEIELSSLNRKNVAIVTNFQGKSPNDIHLDGFAAFDNEGVYFSRNEDELIDIMGSAEEVVIHNIKPVLLFLLNKADALNPFAFHPLPLFSHLFFDTMLASYLLNPLRKDYGIGAIIEEHIDADISSADVKHVLIETVQYLFELKDILTEKMEKLELTNLFHTVEIPLVEVLACMENTGVKIDRKILNELSRDFDKRLTGIMKEIYSLSGEPFNINSPQQLSRILFEKLHLTPGKKTKTGYSTDIEVLEKLSLVHPLPKEILEYRTLTKLKNTYIDVLPTLINPRTGRIHASFNQMVVATGRLSSSDPNLQNIPIRGEEGRRIREAFVTEEGFLLLSSDYSQIELRVLAHISKDELLTDAFLKDEDIHTNVAREVFGVQAGDVTQEMRRVAKVINFGIIYGMSGYGLSKELGVSQRDAQNYIDEYFIKYKGVKAYIESVLEETRIRGFVRTLFGRVRYIPEINNRDAAVRQLGERTAMNTPIQGTAADIIKMAMVSIHRRIRENRLASRLIMQIHDELVFEVKQDEFVDMERIVRHEMEHVINLAVPLKVSLGKGRNWTEAHD
- the murI gene encoding glutamate racemase, which gives rise to MKTLSIGMFDSGIGGLTVLKEVKELLPSEHILYLGDSARLPYGNKSPQTITKYALESAIFLLTKGIKVLVIACNTSSALALDILKRKLPIPVLGVISPAAAEAVRCTKTKKVGIIGTKATINSMAYEKAIKKIDPEIEVLAKSCPLFVPIVEEGLENDGVAFLMAEKYLENFQHSGVDVLVMGCTHYPILEHVIKKVMGKDVNIINTGCETAKEVMHTLETNNIVNDTGKGGCDYFVTDSPDTFKEIGGRFLGEKISHIKYLKSLDYNDFLLSS
- the priA gene encoding primosomal protein N', translating into MIVHVALSIPIAKTFSYSVPEKWESFIKPFSRVAVPFHNRTLTGFIVDIEEKDDAGLKAISDIIDIFPLIDDKIIRLCEWASRYYVTPIGMVLKFVLPQTLKIENYISIRSLESCTSALEGVPLKKAYKNPGKDAIIQSFQNGLIEFRDSFTGKIFAPSRKTYGGDGAFEKKLYIGDIESRIAYYMKCISEYISEGKNVLMLLPDYNSAGVFYHKAFIEKFKNNVIWYGSAIKTKTRMDAYFKARNEKGFLILGNKSCIFLPILNLSLIIVERQEEDEYRNEEGFNFNANMLALRLAESEHIPIVFGSASPSMEMFKYGEEGRFTVIGKEQQIDRKYSVVLMDKSLAAQADLPDKLVAVIKGAVQQNENIAVFTPRRGYISHIQCLECKRTFLCPFCEGLLGLNKQDSVLVCGNCNKSFTYEDKCVYCGSNLIRPYNIGTEYIEEKLKTLFQDSHIVNITAETIKKFRKTMSDISDSRRLILVGTQSLSKIYGMHTNKLIFVGWEELVRMAGYRSEEKMFQIFMNLLDILKPEEIYFFMDKKLAVNPARFFGLEKFYTEELKKRKAAEFPPYVRFFLIDVEKKEEKTGLRILDKINNILEQEGLIEHVTGPMKEKRKGFYKWKLILKGDEMLLQKALLSIYGLPGVHIEADPMNI
- a CDS encoding sigma-54 dependent transcriptional regulator; protein product: MKYDKGSIFVIEDDNNQRDIIKTILMKEGFYVEDADCGKKAIELLKNSSFDIVLTDLRLPDIDGTEVIKEVKTFNKICHVIVITAYGSIPSAIEATKLGAFYYLEKPFEKDQLLLVINNAMNQSRLMKDNIMLKDQLVDRFTLDNIVGIHGRMGELFKIVRKVAPTNSTVLIYGESGTGKELFAKSIHYNSPRKNKPFFAINCAAIPETLLESELFGYEKGAFTGALARRIGLFEQANGSSLFLDEIGDLTLSTQAKLLRAIQEREIRRIGGKENIKLDVRIVAATNKKLEEEISKGRFREDLYYRLNVIAFSIPPLRERVTDIPLLVEHFLKQLYEAHGKKKVIANEALDLLMKYAWPGNVRQLQSVVERAYIMCEEEIIGIEYMPEEVKNENGKDLAKHINIPDEGVNFEEIEKEFIKKAFFKADGKISLAAKLLNMPYDKLWFKVKKLKEKGDILDITNK
- a CDS encoding ATP-binding protein; its protein translation is MLLDKVTENIDDITKAIQISVEELTYKGSSTERLKSYVDMLNKKGIKEISILSDNSEVIASSDPKKIGTKEKLSEKKTVKKKNLMITARLGEDSKKDTQRLYNVIMPVSIKGQNIGYIHINMVLDDYRLLQRKNHLTRVLSMIFAFGIGIIFSLLIAEKYTEPIKRIAEASKRIAEGELVNIQDMNRKDEIGVLVKSFNDMVDKLGERKELEEKLKKTEQLSMIGQLSSGIAHEIRNPLNFMSLSVGHIKERIEEENIQGKEDLVKLLDNVTNEIYRVNGLIHNFLFLGKPITLNKEWILPKTLINEALHILKDKIRNGIDINVVPEGDGQPMYCDREYMRLCIINLLLNAVQAIEDKGAVVVEFGKEDTFYFISVTDNGKGIDSEDIEKIFEAYYSTKKLGIGLGLAVTRRFIEEHEGIVSIESEIGKGTKMKIRIPVYEV